In one Thioclava sp. ES.031 genomic region, the following are encoded:
- a CDS encoding BadF/BadG/BcrA/BcrD ATPase family protein, which produces MHFIAVDGGGSGCRAVFADGSGRVIGRGDSGPANIASDYDEARHHIFTAIETAMGTIDAREIRAVLGLAGANHAPAAEALAAELPFPARVVQDVTTSVRGALGPEDGIVAAIGTGSFFARQLDGQQHAIGGWGLRLGDEGSGAWIGRALGMRAGRALDGFCAVTPLLRELLEEMDGRNGLIAFSLDATPADWARFAPRILQSTDPAAVAVRDAAQAEIRAAIALLQPEEPLPVTWLGGLGEGLALDDWPQRAAKGNALDGALALAMEDAFWTS; this is translated from the coding sequence ATGCATTTCATTGCGGTCGATGGCGGAGGCAGCGGGTGCCGGGCGGTTTTTGCCGACGGTTCTGGCCGTGTCATCGGGCGTGGCGACTCCGGCCCTGCGAACATCGCCTCGGACTATGACGAGGCGCGTCATCACATCTTCACCGCCATCGAAACCGCGATGGGCACTATCGACGCGCGCGAGATTCGCGCGGTGCTCGGGCTGGCGGGGGCGAACCATGCGCCGGCCGCAGAGGCCTTGGCCGCCGAGCTGCCGTTTCCGGCCCGCGTGGTGCAGGACGTAACGACCTCGGTGCGCGGTGCACTGGGGCCCGAGGACGGGATCGTCGCGGCCATCGGCACTGGTTCGTTTTTCGCGCGGCAGCTGGACGGTCAGCAGCACGCGATCGGTGGCTGGGGTTTGCGGCTGGGCGATGAGGGCTCGGGCGCGTGGATAGGTCGGGCGCTCGGGATGCGGGCCGGACGTGCGCTCGACGGGTTCTGCGCGGTGACGCCGCTCCTGCGCGAGCTGCTCGAAGAGATGGATGGGCGCAACGGGCTGATCGCTTTCAGCCTCGACGCGACCCCTGCCGATTGGGCGCGGTTTGCGCCGCGCATCCTTCAATCGACCGACCCCGCCGCCGTCGCCGTGCGCGATGCGGCGCAGGCCGAGATTCGCGCGGCGATCGCGCTGTTGCAGCCCGAAGAACCGCTTCCGGTGACCTGGCTCGGCGGGCTAGGAGAGGGTCTTGCGCTCGACGACTGGCCGCAACGGGCCGCGAAAGGCAACGCGCTGGACGGCGCCCTGGCATTGGCGATGGAGGATGCGTTTTGGACAAGCTGA
- a CDS encoding ABC transporter substrate-binding protein, with translation MRNLLAAPVLAASFALPLASPAFADWAQTEAEAKGQTVYFNAWGGDPRTNAFIDWVSDQMQEKYGVTVEQVKLSDTAEAVSRVQAEKAAGKDEGGAVDLIWINGPNFLAMKEAGLLHGPFVSDLPNAKYLDLSEGSAATTDFTVPTEGYESPWRLAKFAFAYDAERVSDPPKDMAGLLDWAKAHPGRFTHPNPSNFMGASFLKQALVELAPDPAALAQPVTDEAYAKETAPLWAWYDALRPLMRREGKSFPENESVQAQLLADGEVDFAMFFDPAAPAAMIEQGVLPPSVRVWVPEGGTIGNISYVAIPYNAAHQAGAELVANFLLDPATQAHMQDIRVLGSFSVLDPAKLDADAKQAFADLPTAPALPTLDDLGPTLPEPHPSWMTKLTEDWAQRYTK, from the coding sequence ATGAGAAACCTCCTTGCCGCCCCGGTTCTTGCCGCGAGTTTCGCGCTGCCGCTCGCATCCCCCGCCTTCGCCGATTGGGCGCAGACCGAGGCCGAGGCGAAGGGCCAGACGGTCTATTTCAACGCCTGGGGCGGCGATCCGCGCACCAATGCGTTCATCGATTGGGTGTCCGACCAGATGCAGGAGAAATACGGCGTCACGGTCGAGCAGGTGAAGCTGTCCGACACCGCCGAGGCGGTCTCGCGCGTGCAGGCCGAGAAGGCGGCAGGCAAGGATGAGGGCGGTGCGGTGGACCTCATCTGGATCAACGGGCCGAACTTTCTGGCGATGAAAGAGGCGGGCTTGCTGCATGGGCCGTTCGTTTCCGATCTGCCCAATGCGAAATATCTCGACCTGTCGGAAGGCTCGGCGGCCACGACCGATTTCACGGTGCCGACCGAGGGCTATGAGAGCCCGTGGCGGCTTGCGAAATTCGCCTTCGCCTATGATGCGGAGCGGGTGAGCGATCCGCCGAAGGATATGGCGGGGCTTCTGGACTGGGCGAAGGCGCATCCGGGTCGCTTCACCCATCCCAACCCGTCGAATTTCATGGGGGCGAGCTTCCTCAAGCAGGCTTTGGTCGAGCTGGCGCCCGATCCGGCGGCACTGGCGCAGCCCGTGACGGATGAGGCCTATGCCAAGGAAACTGCGCCGCTCTGGGCGTGGTATGACGCGCTGCGCCCGCTGATGCGGCGTGAAGGCAAATCCTTCCCCGAGAATGAGAGCGTGCAGGCGCAATTGTTGGCCGATGGCGAGGTCGATTTCGCGATGTTCTTCGATCCGGCGGCACCGGCTGCGATGATCGAGCAGGGCGTGCTGCCGCCCTCGGTCCGCGTCTGGGTGCCCGAAGGCGGCACGATCGGGAATATCTCTTACGTCGCGATCCCCTATAACGCGGCGCATCAGGCCGGGGCGGAGCTGGTCGCGAATTTCCTGCTCGATCCGGCCACGCAGGCGCATATGCAGGATATCCGCGTGCTGGGCAGTTTCTCGGTGCTTGATCCGGCAAAGCTGGATGCCGATGCGAAACAGGCTTTCGCGGACCTGCCCACGGCGCCTGCGCTGCCGACGCTGGATGATCTCGGGCCGACGCTCCCCGAGCCGCATCCGAGCTGGATGACGAAGCTCACCGAGGACTGGGCGCAGCGCTACACGAAGTGA
- a CDS encoding ATP-binding cassette domain-containing protein, with protein MSLELIDLSLTAPGASAPLFVPLSLVVAPGETVCLMGPSGIGKSSLLAHIGGHLPRGFTASGDVRLDGESVTHLPAEKRGIGMLFQQAQLFPHLSVGDNLAFGLSVQVKGKVARRAAVEAALEQAGLAGMADRDPATLSGGQRTRAALMRTLLARPRAVLIDEPFAALDAELRAEIRSFTLQHLEAERIPCLMVSHDPEDGAAAARRIALG; from the coding sequence ATGAGCCTTGAGTTGATCGATCTGAGCCTGACCGCGCCCGGCGCCTCCGCCCCGCTCTTCGTGCCGCTGTCGCTGGTCGTGGCGCCCGGAGAGACGGTTTGCCTGATGGGGCCGTCCGGGATCGGCAAGTCGAGCCTGCTCGCCCATATCGGGGGCCATCTGCCGCGGGGGTTCACGGCTTCGGGCGATGTGCGGCTCGATGGTGAAAGCGTCACGCATCTGCCCGCTGAGAAACGCGGCATCGGGATGCTGTTCCAGCAGGCGCAGCTTTTCCCGCATCTCTCGGTCGGCGACAATCTGGCCTTCGGGCTGTCGGTGCAGGTGAAGGGCAAGGTGGCCCGGCGCGCGGCGGTGGAGGCCGCGCTGGAACAGGCCGGGCTTGCAGGCATGGCGGATCGCGATCCGGCGACGCTATCGGGCGGGCAGCGCACCCGCGCGGCGCTGATGCGTACGCTGCTGGCGCGGCCGCGTGCGGTTCTGATCGACGAACCCTTCGCCGCGCTGGATGCGGAGTTGCGGGCTGAGATTCGCAGCTTCACGCTGCAGCATCTTGAGGCTGAGCGTATCCCCTGCCTGATGGTCAGCCACGATCCGGAAGATGGCGCGGCGGCTGCACGCCGGATCGCGTTGGGCTGA
- the nagA gene encoding N-acetylglucosamine-6-phosphate deacetylase, protein MDKLILTGARVFDGTAFHENHAIVLEQGRISVLCPIAEMPEGEVVEFPGGTLAPGLVDLQVNGGGGVMLDGHATLETISTICAAHTALGATTILPTLITDTRAATQTVLAAGIAAVTRVPGFGGLHLEGPHLDPKRPGCHPPGCIRPLDEEDIETLLEAKTGLPALLLTLSPANATPEQIARLSEAGIVVSLGHSECSFSEAQEAIAAGARMVTHLFNAMSQLGSREPGLVGAALSQPVSAGLIADGIHVHPETIRLALAAKRQGEVFLVSDAMACAGSDLMEFDLAGRRIQRRDGALRLEDGTLAGADLSLPQAVRFMIETVGVSPEQALAMASRIPAEAIGAPVGRIAPGFAGDLVHFDDDWRLTEVWQGGQAKSSTA, encoded by the coding sequence TTGGACAAGCTGATCCTGACGGGCGCGCGTGTTTTCGACGGCACAGCCTTCCATGAAAACCATGCGATTGTGCTGGAACAGGGTCGAATTTCGGTGCTCTGCCCGATCGCGGAGATGCCTGAGGGCGAGGTGGTCGAGTTTCCGGGCGGCACGCTCGCGCCCGGTCTCGTCGATCTGCAGGTGAATGGCGGGGGCGGCGTGATGCTCGACGGGCACGCGACGCTCGAGACGATCTCCACCATCTGCGCCGCGCATACCGCTCTCGGCGCGACCACGATCCTGCCGACGCTGATCACCGATACACGCGCCGCGACCCAGACGGTGCTGGCCGCGGGCATCGCCGCCGTCACGCGCGTTCCGGGATTCGGCGGGTTGCATCTGGAGGGCCCGCATCTCGACCCCAAGCGCCCCGGCTGCCATCCGCCCGGCTGCATCCGCCCGCTGGACGAGGAAGACATCGAGACGCTGCTCGAGGCGAAGACCGGGTTGCCCGCGCTGCTCCTGACGCTCTCGCCTGCCAATGCGACGCCCGAGCAGATCGCGCGGCTGTCCGAGGCCGGGATCGTCGTCAGCCTCGGCCATTCGGAGTGCAGCTTCTCGGAGGCTCAGGAGGCCATCGCGGCGGGCGCGCGGATGGTCACGCATCTCTTCAACGCGATGAGCCAGCTGGGCTCGCGCGAGCCGGGCCTTGTCGGCGCGGCGCTGTCGCAACCGGTCTCCGCGGGTCTGATCGCGGATGGCATCCATGTGCATCCCGAGACGATCCGGCTGGCGCTGGCGGCGAAACGGCAGGGCGAGGTCTTCCTCGTCTCCGACGCGATGGCCTGCGCCGGGTCCGATCTGATGGAATTCGATCTCGCCGGTCGCCGCATCCAGCGGCGCGACGGGGCTCTGCGGCTGGAGGATGGCACGCTTGCCGGGGCCGATCTGTCGCTGCCGCAGGCCGTGCGCTTCATGATCGAGACGGTCGGCGTGTCACCGGAACAGGCGCTCGCGATGGCCAGCCGTATCCCGGCAGAGGCAATCGGTGCGCCGGTGGGCCGGATCGCGCCGGGCTTCGCCGGGGATCTGGTGCATTTCGATGATGACTGGCGCCTGACTGAGGTCTGGCAGGGCGGTCAGGCGAAGTCTTCCACCGCGTAG
- a CDS encoding DUF6478 family protein, translating to MAGRNGGSLLQRIAERRSLRRWRDAASKVPALDPDGLRGLRARARALRNEVDTVLRATEQRLTAFPSDSSLRKPSGSDWAWRPPLWRVKAHPHGIAGAQSRDKLGDDLTLFHDCPRSEITLRQIRNTKGETLAPFGLRLDVLRFEGSFLSLVLDLPDAALGGLQLNHLIRLEMQLECERELEVFCRLNIKHGPNSEQLVRELPHGDGARYVEFDLAYTRMNERRLEKAWVDLIFENPRMNEVVIRDLTFARYPRAEL from the coding sequence ATGGCAGGACGGAACGGCGGATCGCTGTTGCAACGGATTGCCGAGCGACGCAGCTTGCGGCGCTGGCGCGATGCGGCGTCCAAGGTCCCTGCATTGGACCCCGACGGGCTGCGCGGTCTGCGCGCCCGGGCGCGGGCTCTGCGCAACGAAGTCGATACGGTGCTGCGTGCGACCGAACAGCGGCTGACGGCCTTTCCCAGCGATAGCTCCCTGCGCAAACCATCGGGTAGCGATTGGGCGTGGCGTCCGCCGCTGTGGCGTGTGAAGGCGCATCCGCATGGCATCGCGGGGGCGCAAAGCCGCGACAAGCTCGGCGATGACCTCACCCTGTTCCATGACTGCCCGCGCTCCGAGATCACGCTGCGCCAGATCCGCAATACGAAGGGCGAGACGCTCGCCCCGTTCGGGCTGCGGCTCGATGTGCTGCGGTTCGAAGGGTCGTTCCTGTCGCTGGTGCTCGACCTGCCCGACGCGGCGCTTGGCGGGCTGCAGCTCAACCATCTCATCCGGCTGGAGATGCAGCTGGAGTGCGAGCGGGAGCTGGAAGTGTTCTGCCGCCTCAACATCAAGCACGGCCCCAATTCGGAGCAGCTGGTGCGCGAACTGCCGCATGGCGACGGCGCGCGCTATGTCGAATTCGATCTGGCCTATACCCGGATGAACGAGCGGAGACTGGAAAAGGCGTGGGTCGATCTGATTTTTGAGAACCCACGGATGAACGAGGTGGTGATCCGCGATCTCACCTTCGCGCGCTACCCGCGCGCCGAACTGTGA
- a CDS encoding ABC transporter permease → MRLAGAILTLVIGAPVLLGAALTLATGFGWQPGLGRVALGWEGFTEALAAPGILTSLRLTLVTGLGAALMSLAASIPLARWLVTRQSASRWLTPLLAVPHAALAIGLAFLIAPSGWAARLISPWATGWELPPQIVTVGDPWGLSLILGLMLKEVPFLTLMTLVAAAQRPVAAQMAAGRALGYAPGRVWVRIVWPQLYPALRLPVLIVLAFSLSVVDMALILGPSNPPTLAVRILRLYGAPDPAQAVPASALAVILLVVMGASAALWMVGERAVARLGKALIRIGQRGASRRNWSGAGLIGAGGTLALGSLGALILWSLASFWRFPDALPADLTLKRWASADWAGPALTSLTLALVSTALALILAMLWLESEDRSGKRLPLGALIVLPLLLPQIGFLQGLTTGFLWLGLPPGVVAVTWAELLFVFPYVMIALAGPWRALDPAHLASAASLGAGPTRRLLRIKLPMLLGPICAAAAIGVAVSVAQYLAVLLPGAGRVQALATEAVALASGADRRLAAILALMQAALPWVGFALALAVPAWWHRNRRGLRGGVA, encoded by the coding sequence ATGCGGCTCGCCGGGGCGATCCTGACGCTGGTGATCGGCGCGCCGGTGCTGCTCGGCGCGGCGCTGACGCTGGCCACCGGTTTCGGGTGGCAGCCGGGGCTGGGGCGCGTCGCGCTGGGCTGGGAGGGCTTCACCGAGGCGCTGGCCGCGCCCGGTATCCTCACTTCGCTGCGGCTGACGCTGGTGACCGGTCTGGGGGCTGCGCTGATGTCGCTCGCGGCCTCGATCCCGCTGGCGCGCTGGCTGGTGACGCGGCAATCGGCGTCGCGCTGGCTGACGCCGCTGCTGGCGGTGCCCCATGCGGCGCTGGCGATCGGGCTGGCCTTCCTGATCGCGCCCTCGGGTTGGGCGGCGCGGTTGATCTCTCCCTGGGCAACCGGCTGGGAGCTGCCGCCGCAGATCGTCACTGTGGGCGATCCGTGGGGGCTGTCGCTGATCCTCGGGCTGATGCTGAAAGAGGTGCCGTTCCTGACGCTGATGACGCTGGTCGCCGCCGCGCAGCGCCCGGTGGCGGCGCAGATGGCGGCGGGCCGGGCGCTTGGCTATGCGCCGGGCCGCGTCTGGGTGCGGATCGTCTGGCCGCAGCTTTACCCAGCGCTGCGGCTGCCGGTGCTGATCGTGCTGGCCTTCTCGCTGTCGGTCGTCGACATGGCGCTGATTCTCGGGCCGTCGAACCCGCCGACGCTGGCGGTGCGCATCCTGCGGCTCTACGGCGCGCCGGATCCGGCGCAGGCGGTGCCCGCCTCGGCGCTGGCGGTGATCCTGCTGGTCGTGATGGGGGCGAGTGCGGCGCTTTGGATGGTCGGCGAGCGCGCGGTGGCACGGCTCGGCAAGGCGCTGATCCGCATCGGACAGCGCGGCGCATCGCGGCGGAACTGGAGCGGTGCTGGCCTGATCGGGGCGGGCGGTACGCTCGCGCTCGGATCGCTCGGCGCGCTGATCCTGTGGAGCCTCGCGAGCTTCTGGCGTTTTCCAGATGCGCTGCCCGCAGACCTCACCCTCAAACGCTGGGCGAGCGCCGACTGGGCGGGGCCTGCACTGACCAGCCTGACCCTTGCGCTTGTCTCGACCGCGCTGGCGCTGATCCTCGCGATGCTCTGGCTGGAAAGCGAGGACCGCTCCGGCAAGCGCCTGCCGCTCGGTGCGCTGATCGTCCTGCCGCTTCTGCTGCCGCAGATCGGGTTTCTGCAGGGGCTGACCACCGGGTTTCTCTGGCTCGGCCTACCGCCGGGAGTGGTTGCCGTGACATGGGCCGAGCTGCTCTTCGTCTTTCCCTATGTGATGATCGCGCTGGCCGGACCGTGGCGCGCGCTCGACCCGGCGCATTTGGCCAGTGCGGCGAGCCTCGGGGCCGGGCCGACGCGCCGCCTGCTGCGGATCAAGCTGCCGATGCTGCTCGGCCCGATCTGTGCGGCGGCGGCGATCGGGGTCGCGGTGTCGGTCGCGCAATATCTCGCCGTTCTGCTGCCCGGGGCGGGGCGCGTGCAGGCGCTGGCGACGGAGGCCGTGGCGCTGGCCTCGGGGGCGGATCGGCGGCTGGCCGCGATCCTTGCGCTGATGCAGGCGGCGCTGCCATGGGTGGGTTTCGCGCTGGCGCTTGCCGTGCCGGCATGGTGGCATCGCAACCGGCGCGGCTTGCGCGGAGGAGTGGCATGA
- a CDS encoding CDP-alcohol phosphatidyltransferase family protein: MIDAALLPLQRAMMQPPAEALAARGIRADQVTVAGFALGLLAIPALAFHAYWLALALILINRIADGLDGAIARIKGPTDRGAFLDIALDFLFYALIPVGFALADPARNALAATILIAAFVGTGSSFLAFASIAAKRGMSTDAYPTKGIYYLGGLTEGAETILFFSAICLFPQAFPILADLFAAACFVTTVTRWLMGWRAFS; the protein is encoded by the coding sequence ATGATCGACGCTGCTCTCCTGCCGCTGCAACGTGCCATGATGCAGCCCCCCGCCGAGGCGCTGGCCGCGCGCGGTATCCGCGCCGATCAGGTGACGGTGGCGGGCTTCGCGCTGGGCCTTCTGGCGATCCCGGCGCTGGCGTTCCACGCCTATTGGCTGGCGCTGGCGCTGATCCTTATCAACCGGATCGCGGACGGGCTCGACGGGGCCATCGCGCGGATCAAGGGACCGACCGATCGCGGGGCGTTCCTCGATATTGCGCTGGATTTTCTGTTCTACGCGCTGATCCCGGTGGGCTTCGCGCTTGCCGATCCCGCGCGCAACGCGCTGGCCGCGACCATCCTGATCGCGGCCTTCGTCGGCACCGGGTCGAGCTTCCTCGCCTTCGCCTCCATCGCCGCCAAGCGCGGGATGAGCACCGATGCCTATCCGACCAAGGGCATCTACTACCTCGGCGGGCTGACCGAAGGGGCCGAGACGATCCTGTTCTTCTCGGCGATCTGCCTGTTTCCGCAGGCCTTCCCGATCCTCGCAGACCTCTTCGCCGCCGCCTGTTTCGTGACCACCGTGACCCGCTGGCTGATGGGCTGGCGGGCGTTTTCCTGA
- a CDS encoding AMP-binding protein: MGWLADETGLEKCAANYAPLTPLSHLNRALEVFPERPAVIYGSRSYNYVDYHARVSQLASALKARGVTPGDVVATILPNTLPQIEAHFGVPACGAVLNAINTRLDVDTVAYIFEHGGAKIVLCDVAFLPVAEEAVKKMKGPAPQIVEVADPEHGFEPTGHYLEYEALVAEGDPMFTWIMPEDEWESIALNYTSGTTGKPKGVVYHHRGAYLSTQANAISWRMQLYPVLLTIVPLFHCNSWTHSWMIPMMGGTVVGCRDVTAKNIYDAIADHGVTHFGGAPIVLNTIINAKDEHRRAFDHVVEVFTAGAPPPASTLAAIEPLGFNVTQVYGLTETYGPAVECTWKPSWDETKGEARADLKARTGVSMPMLEKVTVYDQGKEVARDAQHLGEIVFRGNMVMKGYFKNPQATREAFEGGVFHSGDIAFMHPDGYIKITDRAKDIIISGGENVSSVEVEGVICAHPAVSLASVVAKPDETWGEVPCAFVELKEGKEATEEELIKFCRERLAGFKTPKRVVFSELPKTSTGKIQKFELRAVAKLLDE; encoded by the coding sequence ATGGGCTGGCTTGCCGACGAGACGGGTCTGGAGAAATGCGCGGCGAATTACGCACCGCTTACACCTTTGTCGCATCTCAACCGCGCGCTGGAGGTCTTCCCCGAGCGACCTGCGGTCATCTATGGCAGCCGCTCTTATAATTACGTTGATTACCACGCGCGCGTGAGTCAGCTGGCCTCCGCCCTCAAGGCGCGCGGCGTGACCCCCGGCGACGTGGTGGCGACGATCCTGCCCAACACCCTGCCCCAGATCGAGGCGCATTTCGGCGTGCCCGCCTGTGGCGCGGTCCTCAACGCGATCAACACCCGGCTCGATGTCGATACCGTCGCCTATATCTTCGAACATGGCGGCGCGAAGATCGTGCTCTGCGACGTGGCCTTCCTGCCGGTGGCCGAAGAGGCCGTGAAGAAGATGAAGGGCCCCGCGCCGCAGATCGTCGAAGTGGCCGACCCCGAGCACGGGTTCGAGCCGACCGGGCATTACCTCGAATACGAGGCGCTGGTGGCCGAGGGCGATCCGATGTTCACCTGGATCATGCCCGAGGACGAATGGGAGAGCATCGCGCTCAACTACACCTCCGGCACGACCGGGAAGCCCAAGGGCGTCGTCTATCACCACCGGGGTGCCTATCTCTCGACTCAGGCCAATGCGATCTCGTGGCGGATGCAGCTCTATCCGGTTCTGCTGACCATCGTGCCGCTGTTCCATTGCAACTCGTGGACCCATAGCTGGATGATCCCGATGATGGGCGGCACGGTCGTCGGCTGCCGCGATGTGACCGCGAAGAATATCTATGACGCGATTGCCGATCATGGTGTGACGCATTTCGGCGGCGCGCCGATCGTGCTGAACACGATCATCAACGCCAAGGACGAGCATCGCCGCGCCTTCGATCACGTGGTCGAGGTCTTCACCGCTGGTGCCCCGCCGCCCGCCTCGACGCTGGCCGCGATCGAGCCTCTGGGTTTCAACGTCACGCAGGTCTACGGGCTGACCGAAACCTATGGCCCGGCCGTGGAATGCACATGGAAGCCCAGCTGGGACGAAACCAAGGGCGAGGCCCGCGCCGATCTGAAAGCGCGCACCGGGGTCTCGATGCCGATGCTCGAGAAGGTCACCGTCTACGATCAGGGCAAGGAGGTCGCGCGCGACGCGCAGCATCTGGGCGAGATCGTCTTCCGCGGCAACATGGTGATGAAGGGCTATTTCAAGAACCCGCAGGCGACGCGCGAGGCCTTCGAGGGCGGCGTGTTCCATTCCGGCGACATCGCCTTCATGCATCCCGACGGCTACATCAAGATCACCGACCGCGCGAAGGACATCATCATCTCGGGCGGCGAGAACGTCTCCTCGGTCGAGGTGGAGGGCGTGATCTGCGCCCATCCGGCGGTATCGCTCGCCTCGGTCGTGGCCAAGCCGGACGAGACCTGGGGCGAGGTGCCTTGCGCCTTTGTCGAGCTGAAGGAGGGCAAGGAGGCGACGGAGGAGGAACTGATCAAGTTCTGCCGCGAGCGGCTCGCAGGCTTCAAGACGCCCAAGCGCGTGGTGTTCTCGGAACTGCCGAAAACCTCGACCGGCAAGATCCAGAAATTCGAGCTGCGGGCGGTCGCCAAGCTGCTCGACGAATAG
- a CDS encoding FAD-dependent oxidoreductase produces the protein MRKPLIFLGLTALAVIAAFLVADPDPERLRALRDSLAAWREAHPLALPIGFFVTYVVVTALSLPFAVWLTLLGAALLGFWQGLVLISFASSIGALLAFLVARYLMRDWVRGRLGPRLAKIEKGAARDGEFYLFSLRLIPVVPFFVINLAFGLTRMKAWKFYAVSQLGMLPGTAVYVAAGAQLGDLNSLSGIVSPGLLGAFAALAVFPWVARAALRVWARKRAYRGYERPAKFDRNLIVIGAGAAGLVASYVAAQAKAKVTLVQEGPMGGDCLNFGCVPSKALIASARAAGVARGSEALGVRADVSVDWPVVTQRISEVIAQIAPNDSVERYEGLGVEVIEGHARLEDPWTVRVGDERLTARGVVLATGAAPVIPPIEGIGSVEPLTSDTLWETLAAMPAPPERMVILGGGPIGCEIAQALARLGAGVTVVEAAERLLIREDVEASDAIAEALRADGVDLKLGAKAIRFGHDDSKWLELEDGSKIEFDTLLVAVGRKARLEGFGLEELGIPANKVIETNDYLETLMPNIYAAGDAAGPLQLTNAAGHQGWIAAANALASPFWRFKAHAAPIPHAVFTSPELARVGMTAAEAEAEGVHHEVTTYPLGDLDRALAEGAGQGFVRIVTAKGSDKILGATVCGAHAAEVLAEFALAMRHGLGLGKILSTPHIYPSWSEAAKNAAGRWRQAHVNPRTLRIAERFMTWRRG, from the coding sequence ATGCGCAAACCTCTGATATTCCTTGGCCTGACCGCTTTGGCGGTGATCGCGGCCTTTCTGGTGGCCGATCCCGACCCCGAGCGGCTGCGCGCGCTGCGCGACAGCCTCGCCGCGTGGCGCGAGGCGCATCCGCTGGCGCTGCCCATCGGGTTCTTCGTCACTTACGTCGTGGTGACGGCGCTGTCGCTGCCCTTCGCGGTCTGGCTGACGCTGCTGGGTGCGGCGCTTTTGGGGTTCTGGCAGGGGCTGGTGCTTATCTCGTTCGCGTCCTCCATCGGGGCGCTGCTGGCCTTTCTCGTCGCGCGCTACCTGATGCGCGACTGGGTGCGCGGACGGCTTGGCCCGCGGCTGGCGAAGATCGAGAAAGGGGCGGCGCGCGACGGCGAGTTCTATCTTTTCTCGCTGCGGCTGATCCCGGTCGTGCCGTTCTTCGTCATCAACCTCGCCTTTGGGCTGACCCGGATGAAGGCCTGGAAATTCTACGCGGTCTCGCAGCTCGGCATGCTGCCCGGCACGGCCGTCTATGTCGCGGCGGGCGCGCAACTGGGCGATCTGAACAGCCTGTCGGGGATCGTCTCGCCGGGGCTGCTCGGAGCCTTCGCGGCGCTGGCGGTGTTTCCCTGGGTGGCGCGCGCGGCGCTGCGGGTCTGGGCACGCAAGCGTGCCTATCGCGGCTATGAACGCCCGGCCAAGTTCGACCGCAACCTCATCGTGATCGGGGCCGGGGCTGCGGGGCTGGTGGCCTCCTATGTCGCGGCGCAGGCGAAGGCGAAGGTGACGCTGGTGCAGGAAGGCCCGATGGGCGGCGATTGCCTGAATTTCGGCTGCGTGCCGTCGAAGGCGCTGATCGCCTCGGCTCGGGCTGCGGGCGTGGCGCGCGGCTCCGAGGCGCTGGGCGTGCGCGCGGATGTCTCGGTCGATTGGCCCGTGGTCACGCAGCGGATCTCCGAGGTGATCGCGCAGATCGCGCCGAATGATTCCGTGGAGCGCTATGAGGGTCTCGGCGTCGAGGTGATCGAGGGCCATGCGCGGCTGGAAGACCCGTGGACGGTGCGTGTAGGCGATGAGCGCCTGACCGCGCGCGGAGTGGTGCTTGCGACCGGCGCGGCGCCCGTGATCCCGCCGATCGAGGGGATCGGATCGGTCGAGCCCCTGACCTCGGACACGTTGTGGGAGACGCTCGCCGCGATGCCTGCGCCGCCCGAGAGGATGGTGATCCTCGGCGGCGGTCCGATCGGCTGCGAAATCGCGCAGGCGCTGGCGCGGCTGGGCGCGGGCGTCACCGTGGTCGAGGCGGCGGAGCGGCTGTTGATCCGTGAGGATGTCGAAGCCTCGGACGCCATCGCTGAGGCGTTGCGCGCCGATGGGGTCGACCTGAAGCTCGGCGCGAAGGCGATCCGTTTCGGACACGATGACAGCAAATGGCTGGAGCTGGAGGACGGCTCGAAGATCGAATTCGACACGCTTCTGGTGGCGGTCGGGCGCAAGGCGCGGCTCGAAGGTTTCGGGCTGGAGGAGCTGGGCATTCCGGCGAACAAGGTGATCGAGACGAACGACTACCTCGAAACCCTCATGCCCAATATCTACGCCGCAGGCGATGCGGCGGGGCCGTTGCAACTGACCAATGCGGCGGGGCATCAGGGCTGGATCGCGGCGGCCAATGCGCTGGCCTCCCCATTCTGGCGGTTCAAGGCCCATGCCGCGCCGATCCCGCATGCGGTCTTCACCTCGCCCGAACTGGCGCGGGTGGGGATGACAGCTGCGGAAGCCGAGGCCGAGGGCGTGCATCACGAGGTCACGACCTATCCGCTGGGCGATCTCGACCGCGCGCTGGCCGAAGGGGCGGGGCAAGGCTTCGTGCGCATCGTCACCGCGAAAGGCTCCGACAAGATTCTTGGCGCGACGGTCTGCGGGGCGCATGCGGCCGAGGTGCTGGCGGAATTCGCGCTGGCGATGCGGCACGGGTTGGGCTTGGGCAAGATCCTCTCGACGCCGCATATCTATCCCAGCTGGTCCGAAGCCGCGAAGAACGCCGCCGGGCGTTGGCGTCAGGCCCATGTGAACCCGCGCACGCTGCGGATCGCCGAGCGCTTCATGACCTGGAGGCGCGGATGA